CGGACGGCGGGCAGGGACCGCCGTAGCCGAGACGCCGGGAATCGTTGGAACCCTGGCGCATGCCGTCGGGGAGCTCGGGAAGACGCCGGATCCCTTCGGCCAGCCGGCGCGCGCCGGCCGGGATGTTCCAGGCCAGCCAATGGACCCAGGTACCCGCGGGAGCATCAGGGTCGTCGCAGACGAGCGCGAAGGCAGCCGTGTCCTCCGGAGGATCGGACCAGATCAAGTCGGGGGAAGCGTCGGGGCCGTCGCAGGTGTGGACCGACGGGATCGCACCGCCCGCCTTGAACGCCTTCGACTCCAGCTTCATGTCAGCCCTTCTTTCCGGCGATGACCTTCTTGAGCCGTTCCTCGCGCACGAAGCGCACGCCGGGCGATGCCAGGACCTTGCGAAGCTCGTCCTCGGGAAGGTCCTCCCGCACCACCATCGTCATCGGGTCTCCATGATAGAGCCTCTCGTTGGCCGCGGTCAGCAGCGCGTTCAGCTTCAGGTAGGTCTTGGCCGTCGGATGATCGGCAATGATCGTGAACTGCCCCTTGTGCAGGGTGATCATGCGCACCTCCTTGACGAAGGAGGCCTTCTTGACGAACTTGGTGGCCATCCGCTGCCCGCGGTTGCGGAACCGCCGCCAGAGGAACAATCCCACGATGGCGACCATCAGCAATCCGCCCCAGTTGGCGTCGCCCCCGGAGATCAGGGCGATGAGGATGCCGCCGACGACCGCGCCGCCGATCGCGGCCCAGATCATGCCGCGGGTCGTCATGCCCCCCAGCCAGCTCCTGACCCGGTCGAAAAGCGGCATGCCGCCGGTCACGCCCGATTCCACCTCGCGCTTGACGCGTTTGAGATCCGTCACCGTCTCGCGCAGGTCCTGGTAGCGATCTTCCGGCTTCTTCTGGAGGCAGCGATCGACCACTTTCTGGAGCGTGTAGGGGAGGTTCGCCTTCAGCGTGGTGATGGGCCGCGTCTGTTCGTAGGCGATGGCGTGCAGCGTGTCGAGCATGCTCGCCCCCTTGAAGGGGAGGACGCCGGAGGCCATCTCGTACAGGAGGATGCCGAAGGAGAAGACGTCGGAGCGCCGGTCCGCCGGAAGTCCCCGTGCCTGCTCGGGACTCATGTAATTGACCGTGCCGAGAATCATCCCTGCCTGGGTCCGGGTCACCGTCTCCATCCGGCTGGCTCCCGATTCGGAGGAGGTT
The sequence above is a segment of the Candidatus Polarisedimenticolia bacterium genome. Coding sequences within it:
- a CDS encoding serine/threonine-protein kinase, yielding MIGKTLKNYTVEELLGKGGMGVVYRARDTRLGRPVALKVLKPEVLQDSDRRRRFIQEARAASAVNHPAIAQIYDIEESDDTTFITMEYVDGSTVRKLVERGELDLGSALEVGIQVADGLARAHEAGIIHRDIKSDNVMVTRDGHPKILDFGLAKLLDSEGTSSESGASRMETVTRTQAGMILGTVNYMSPEQARGLPADRRSDVFSFGILLYEMASGVLPFKGASMLDTLHAIAYEQTRPITTLKANLPYTLQKVVDRCLQKKPEDRYQDLRETVTDLKRVKREVESGVTGGMPLFDRVRSWLGGMTTRGMIWAAIGGAVVGGILIALISGGDANWGGLLMVAIVGLFLWRRFRNRGQRMATKFVKKASFVKEVRMITLHKGQFTIIADHPTAKTYLKLNALLTAANERLYHGDPMTMVVREDLPEDELRKVLASPGVRFVREERLKKVIAGKKG
- a CDS encoding YbhB/YbcL family Raf kinase inhibitor-like protein gives rise to the protein MKLESKAFKAGGAIPSVHTCDGPDASPDLIWSDPPEDTAAFALVCDDPDAPAGTWVHWLAWNIPAGARRLAEGIRRLPELPDGMRQGSNDSRRLGYGGPCPPSGTHRYFFRLYALDCELDLPAGSAREALEQAMAGHIRAEATLMGTYRRS